A DNA window from Cobetia marina contains the following coding sequences:
- a CDS encoding YebC/PmpR family DNA-binding transcriptional regulator, which yields MGRAFQNRKESMARTSLNKARVYSRYGREIYVSAKSGGVDPNGNLSLRRLIEKAKKDQVPTHVIDKAIDKAKGAGGEDFALARYEGFGPGNVMVIVDCLTDNNNRTFGEVRTCFNKGKGKLGAQGSVSHMFDHRAILSFKGAEDDEEKVLEALMEADVDVSDIELDDGIITVLTPTTEHFKAKGALTDLFGEDLDFEVDEISFIPQIHTEVSGDDAELLNKMLEMLDDCEDVQQVHHNGEFV from the coding sequence ATGGGAAGAGCATTCCAGAACCGTAAAGAGTCAATGGCGCGTACTTCACTCAACAAGGCGCGCGTATATTCACGCTACGGACGCGAGATCTACGTCTCGGCCAAGAGCGGTGGTGTCGACCCCAACGGTAACCTGAGCCTGCGTCGTCTGATCGAGAAGGCCAAGAAGGATCAGGTGCCGACTCACGTCATCGACAAGGCCATCGACAAGGCCAAGGGCGCCGGCGGTGAAGATTTCGCGCTGGCCCGCTATGAAGGTTTCGGTCCGGGCAATGTCATGGTCATCGTCGATTGCCTGACCGACAACAACAACCGTACCTTCGGTGAAGTGCGTACCTGCTTCAACAAGGGCAAGGGCAAGCTGGGCGCCCAGGGTTCGGTCTCGCACATGTTCGATCACCGCGCCATCCTGTCCTTCAAGGGGGCAGAAGACGACGAGGAGAAGGTGCTCGAGGCACTGATGGAAGCTGACGTCGATGTCAGCGACATCGAGCTGGATGACGGCATCATCACCGTGTTGACGCCGACCACCGAGCACTTCAAGGCCAAGGGCGCACTGACCGACCTCTTCGGGGAAGACCTTGATTTCGAAGTCGACGAGATCAGCTTCATCCCGCAGATCCACACCGAGGTCAGCGGTGACGACGCCGAGCTGCTCAACAAGATGCTCGAGATGCTCGATGACTGCGAAGACGTGCAGCAGGTCCATCACAATGGCGAGTTCGTCTGA
- the tusD gene encoding sulfurtransferase complex subunit TusD: MRYALAVYGGPYSQQASHSALRFAEALLARGHRLSTVFFYHDGVYNAATMMAPPQDEPHLRDRWIALAEQGETRLQVCVAAGLRRGMLDEREAARHGKQGATLEAPFELTGLGQLVEATLENDHLITFA, encoded by the coding sequence ATGCGTTACGCTCTGGCCGTCTACGGCGGTCCCTACAGTCAGCAGGCCAGTCATTCGGCCCTGCGCTTCGCCGAGGCGTTGCTGGCCCGCGGGCATCGTCTGAGCACGGTGTTCTTCTATCACGACGGCGTCTACAACGCGGCGACGATGATGGCACCTCCTCAGGATGAGCCACATCTGCGGGACCGCTGGATCGCGCTGGCGGAGCAGGGCGAGACCCGTCTGCAGGTGTGCGTGGCAGCCGGGCTCAGGCGTGGCATGCTCGATGAGCGTGAAGCCGCGCGACACGGCAAGCAGGGGGCGACCCTCGAGGCGCCCTTCGAGTTGACCGGACTCGGGCAGCTGGTGGAAGCCACGCTCGAGAATGACCACCTGATCACCTTCGCCTGA
- a CDS encoding DEAD/DEAH box helicase, producing MPFSALGLSDPIVKAVTEQGYQTPTPIQAQAIPVVLAGDNLIAAAQTGTGKTASFVLPLLQQLIDAPEVRAKRVHAVILTPTRELAIQVEDNIRQYAAHLTLSSMAMYGGVDIAPQQQRLIEGVDILVATPGRLLDMLTRRAIHLDETRTLVIDEADRMLDMGFIADINKIVEKLPSQRQNLLFSATLSTQVRMLARTAVTDAVEISIAPENTSAPEITQSLITVDKEFKSALLSHLIQSGDWQQALIFIETKRGAAKLVSQLEKRGIGAESFHSGRSQAVREQLLADFKAGKVPFLVATGVAARGIDIDDLQRVVNYDLPDEAENYVHRIGRTGRAGASGEAISLVSRDDFRNLCAIEQHLGNFIERVVIEGFEPGLAVPASTMDPLPRKPARARRRPAGKR from the coding sequence ATGCCATTTTCCGCCCTTGGATTGAGCGACCCCATCGTCAAGGCTGTTACCGAGCAGGGTTATCAGACCCCGACCCCGATTCAGGCGCAGGCGATTCCCGTCGTGCTGGCCGGCGACAACCTGATCGCCGCCGCGCAGACCGGCACCGGCAAGACGGCAAGCTTCGTGCTGCCCCTGCTGCAACAACTGATAGACGCCCCCGAGGTCCGCGCCAAGCGAGTGCATGCCGTCATCCTGACGCCGACGCGTGAGCTGGCCATCCAGGTGGAAGACAACATCCGCCAATATGCCGCACATCTCACGCTCAGCTCCATGGCGATGTATGGCGGCGTGGACATCGCCCCGCAGCAACAGCGCCTGATCGAAGGCGTGGACATTCTGGTCGCGACGCCAGGGCGTCTTCTCGACATGTTGACCCGACGCGCGATCCATCTCGACGAGACACGCACCCTCGTCATCGATGAAGCTGACCGCATGCTCGACATGGGCTTCATCGCCGACATCAACAAGATCGTCGAGAAACTGCCCAGCCAACGTCAGAATCTGCTGTTCTCCGCCACTCTGTCGACCCAGGTACGCATGCTGGCCAGAACGGCGGTGACGGACGCCGTGGAGATTTCCATCGCGCCGGAAAACACCAGCGCTCCCGAGATCACCCAGAGCCTGATCACGGTCGACAAGGAATTCAAATCCGCGTTGCTCAGCCACCTGATCCAGAGTGGCGACTGGCAGCAGGCGCTGATCTTCATCGAGACCAAGCGCGGTGCGGCCAAGCTGGTCAGCCAGCTGGAGAAGCGCGGCATTGGCGCCGAATCCTTCCACAGCGGACGCAGCCAGGCGGTCCGCGAGCAGCTGCTGGCAGACTTCAAGGCAGGCAAGGTGCCATTTCTGGTGGCGACGGGCGTCGCGGCGCGCGGCATCGACATCGATGACCTGCAGCGGGTGGTCAACTATGACCTGCCGGATGAGGCAGAGAACTATGTGCACCGTATCGGACGCACCGGACGCGCCGGAGCAAGCGGTGAAGCCATCTCACTGGTATCGCGTGATGATTTCCGCAACCTGTGCGCCATCGAGCAGCATCTGGGCAACTTCATCGAGCGTGTGGTGATCGAAGGGTTCGAGCCCGGACTCGCCGTGCCCGCCTCGACGATGGACCCGCTGCCACGCAAGCCGGCCCGCGCTCGCCGCCGACCTGCCGGCAAGCGCTGA
- the tusB gene encoding sulfurtransferase complex subunit TusB, with the protein MNLHLLNRSPFSSRILDDALNAMGPEDQLLLIEDGVNGALAGAEHYFVGLEGRLFALREDLESRGLSGRCSASVIVVDVDGFVALTEAADKTISWF; encoded by the coding sequence ATGAATCTTCATCTTCTCAATCGCTCGCCATTTTCCAGTCGCATTCTGGATGATGCGCTCAATGCCATGGGACCCGAGGACCAGCTGCTGCTGATCGAGGATGGTGTCAACGGCGCATTGGCTGGCGCGGAGCACTATTTCGTCGGCCTGGAGGGGCGTCTGTTCGCCTTGCGTGAGGATCTCGAGTCACGTGGCCTGTCGGGCCGTTGTAGCGCGAGCGTGATCGTGGTGGACGTGGATGGCTTCGTCGCGCTGACCGAGGCCGCGGACAAGACGATCTCCTGGTTCTGA
- a CDS encoding protein kinase family protein translates to MPDTPDLSTCSSGYPVPPRRPVMPDATSVPNGWPEDALTRRLSTYLGHALEPLALAWPDSANWLWRQRGGTPGLIKLARTGPDHDPFWRAMRGVFGADRWAQPEALTRLAGALPARLPIPPLPLTYLGRLDGAPVWHLPWSSGQPSDLSDTFCELLGDQVGRLHQDTVSGFGQPLAQPMPLLHWNARVTRFLARHPLSHELGDLPSRTFSHPARAVWSLPDLRADQYLCAATGWVWSDWEALVWAPIEFDWALIELLLETPSQREAFLAGYSRHGRMVDIDGQRELCRALLWAMEAFGPTRYAELAAAPAWVSPRSLTC, encoded by the coding sequence ATGCCTGATACCCCGGATCTCTCGACCTGCTCCAGCGGTTATCCCGTGCCACCGCGGCGACCCGTGATGCCAGACGCGACATCCGTGCCCAATGGCTGGCCGGAGGATGCGCTGACTCGCCGTCTTTCCACCTATCTGGGGCATGCGCTGGAGCCGCTGGCACTTGCCTGGCCGGATAGTGCCAACTGGTTGTGGCGGCAGCGTGGCGGCACCCCCGGCCTGATCAAGCTGGCGCGAACCGGCCCGGATCACGACCCCTTCTGGCGAGCGATGCGCGGTGTCTTCGGCGCCGATCGCTGGGCGCAACCTGAGGCCCTGACACGGCTGGCGGGCGCGTTGCCGGCGCGGTTGCCCATCCCTCCGCTGCCGCTGACCTATCTGGGACGTCTCGATGGCGCGCCCGTCTGGCACCTGCCGTGGTCCAGCGGTCAGCCCAGTGATCTCAGTGACACCTTCTGTGAGTTGCTGGGAGATCAGGTCGGGCGGCTGCATCAGGACACCGTGTCCGGCTTTGGTCAGCCCCTTGCCCAGCCCATGCCGTTGCTGCATTGGAATGCCCGCGTGACGCGTTTTCTCGCGCGCCATCCCCTGTCCCACGAGCTGGGGGACCTGCCATCACGCACCTTCTCGCATCCCGCTCGCGCCGTCTGGAGTCTGCCGGACCTGCGCGCGGACCAATATCTGTGCGCCGCCACCGGCTGGGTATGGAGCGACTGGGAGGCTCTGGTGTGGGCCCCGATCGAGTTCGACTGGGCACTGATCGAGTTGTTGCTGGAGACGCCGAGTCAGCGTGAGGCCTTCCTCGCCGGTTATTCGCGTCATGGGCGCATGGTCGATATCGACGGTCAGCGTGAGCTGTGCCGAGCCCTGTTGTGGGCGATGGAAGCCTTCGGTCCGACCCGCTACGCCGAGCTGGCGGCAGCCCCGGCCTGGGTGTCGCCGAGAAGCCTGACATGTTGA
- a CDS encoding ABC transporter permease, translating into MKRLHALRHLAISAAVLLGLWQLVIITTAVPPYILPAPLAVAEVLVRQAPMLAHHAGITFAEILGGLVLGVLLGLSTALALAFIPRLRRTLLPLLLISQVIPLFAIAPLLVLWLGYDMLSKVVMATLIIYFPVASTGYDGLRQTPQGWLDLAHTLGASPWRLLLHVQLPAALPALASGVRMAATAAPIGAVIGEWAGASQGLGYLMLNANARMEIDLMFAALLVLVAFSLLLYFTLDALLRRLMPWHRDRLTRLN; encoded by the coding sequence ATGAAACGCCTGCATGCCCTGCGTCATCTCGCCATCAGCGCCGCCGTCCTGCTGGGACTCTGGCAACTGGTGATCATCACCACGGCCGTGCCGCCCTACATCCTGCCAGCGCCACTGGCAGTCGCGGAGGTGCTGGTCCGTCAGGCCCCGATGCTGGCACACCACGCCGGCATCACCTTCGCCGAGATTCTTGGCGGGCTGGTACTGGGGGTCCTTCTCGGGCTGAGCACCGCGCTGGCACTGGCGTTCATCCCTCGTCTGCGGCGCACCCTGCTGCCATTGCTGCTGATCAGCCAGGTGATCCCGCTGTTCGCGATCGCTCCACTGCTGGTGCTGTGGCTGGGCTATGACATGCTCTCCAAGGTCGTGATGGCCACGCTGATCATCTATTTCCCCGTGGCCTCCACCGGCTACGACGGCTTGCGCCAGACTCCTCAGGGCTGGCTGGATCTCGCCCATACCCTGGGTGCCAGCCCGTGGCGACTGCTGCTGCATGTCCAATTGCCCGCCGCGCTGCCGGCATTGGCCTCCGGCGTGCGCATGGCAGCGACAGCCGCCCCCATCGGGGCCGTCATCGGTGAGTGGGCCGGCGCAAGCCAGGGCCTCGGCTATCTGATGCTCAATGCCAATGCCCGCATGGAAATCGACCTGATGTTCGCCGCCCTGCTGGTGCTGGTCGCCTTTTCGCTGCTGCTGTATTTCACGCTGGATGCCCTGCTGCGTCGCCTGATGCCCTGGCATCGAGATCGCCTGACCCGTTTGAACTGA
- a CDS encoding potassium/proton antiporter, which translates to MLIALSVLASRVSARLGMPLLLLFLGLGMLAGEDGVLGIQFDDASTAYLIGNLALALILLDGGLRTRLSTFRAGLKPALVLATVGVFMTSGLVGLLAMWLFDLTLIEGLLVGAIVGSTDAAAVFSLLGGQGVHLNERVGATLEIESGTNDPMAIFLTITLAEILTGQLSGVAAGLMSFALQFGVGAGMGIAGGWLIARLMRYLDLAPGLYSLLALALGLSLFATTNELGGSGFLAIYLCGLMIGNHPGRHLEHILPVHDGLAHLSQIVLFLMLGLLVSPSTMLQFALPAAILSVALILFVRPLAVILCLKPFFRFRWRELWFISWVGLRGAVPIVLAIFPVITGVENAGVYFNVAFFVVIISLLVQGSSLAPMARKLRVVVPPGAQPSRRNLLGIMPVNDYEMLVYRVDNTALEGVALRMLRFPSGAKVGALFRNKVLIHPKGSTCLHQKDVLCVVGRSCDVPSLNRMFNGESLQHEQRAFFGTFTLEGDANMQDIADVYGLTLSQGEQHLTIAEFITRRVGGVPVVGDDVDWHGIHWVVNEVEGNRITKVGLRLH; encoded by the coding sequence ATGCTCATCGCCTTGAGCGTGCTGGCAAGTCGGGTCTCGGCTCGTCTCGGCATGCCCCTGCTGTTGCTGTTCCTGGGACTCGGCATGCTGGCGGGGGAGGATGGCGTGCTCGGCATCCAGTTCGATGATGCCTCTACCGCGTATCTGATCGGCAATCTGGCGTTGGCACTCATTCTGCTCGATGGCGGTCTGCGCACCCGTCTCTCGACCTTCCGCGCGGGTCTCAAGCCGGCATTGGTGCTGGCGACCGTCGGGGTCTTCATGACCAGCGGGCTGGTGGGGCTGCTGGCCATGTGGCTGTTTGACCTCACCCTGATCGAAGGCCTGCTGGTCGGTGCCATCGTCGGCTCCACCGATGCCGCCGCCGTGTTCTCGCTGCTGGGCGGGCAGGGGGTGCACCTCAACGAGCGGGTCGGGGCGACGCTGGAGATCGAGTCCGGTACCAACGACCCGATGGCCATCTTCCTCACCATCACTCTGGCCGAGATACTGACCGGACAGCTGTCGGGGGTCGCCGCCGGACTCATGAGCTTCGCGCTGCAGTTCGGGGTCGGCGCGGGCATGGGGATCGCCGGTGGCTGGTTGATCGCCCGTCTGATGCGCTATCTGGATCTGGCGCCCGGCCTCTATTCCCTGCTGGCGCTGGCGCTGGGCCTGAGTCTGTTCGCGACGACCAATGAGCTCGGTGGCAGTGGCTTCCTGGCCATCTATCTGTGTGGCCTGATGATCGGCAATCATCCGGGGCGCCACCTCGAACACATCCTGCCGGTGCATGACGGACTGGCCCACTTGTCCCAGATCGTGCTGTTCCTGATGCTGGGTCTGCTGGTCTCACCCTCCACGATGCTGCAGTTCGCGCTGCCGGCCGCCATTCTGAGTGTGGCGCTGATCCTGTTCGTGCGCCCCCTGGCCGTGATCCTGTGTCTCAAGCCTTTCTTCCGCTTCCGCTGGCGAGAGCTGTGGTTCATCAGCTGGGTCGGGTTGAGGGGGGCGGTGCCGATCGTGCTGGCGATCTTCCCGGTGATCACCGGGGTCGAGAATGCCGGTGTCTACTTCAATGTCGCCTTCTTCGTGGTGATCATCTCGCTGCTGGTGCAGGGCTCGTCGCTGGCTCCCATGGCGCGCAAGCTCAGGGTGGTGGTGCCGCCGGGTGCACAGCCCAGCCGCCGCAATCTGCTGGGCATCATGCCCGTCAACGATTACGAGATGCTGGTCTACCGGGTCGACAACACGGCGCTGGAAGGCGTGGCATTGCGCATGCTGCGCTTCCCCTCCGGGGCCAAGGTCGGGGCACTGTTCCGCAACAAGGTGCTGATCCATCCCAAGGGCAGCACCTGTCTGCATCAGAAGGACGTGCTGTGCGTCGTCGGGCGCTCCTGTGATGTGCCAAGCCTCAATCGCATGTTCAATGGCGAGAGTCTGCAGCATGAACAGCGCGCCTTCTTCGGCACCTTCACCCTGGAAGGGGATGCCAACATGCAGGATATCGCCGATGTCTACGGACTGACGCTCTCTCAGGGCGAGCAGCACCTGACCATCGCCGAGTTCATCACCCGCAGAGTCGGCGGGGTGCCGGTGGTCGGGGATGATGTCGACTGGCATGGCATTCACTGGGTGGTGAATGAGGTCGAGGGCAATCGCATCACCAAGGTGGGGCTGCGCCTGCATTGA
- the tusC gene encoding sulfurtransferase complex subunit TusC, with protein sequence MSDAMSQTATHAADHGQVSDDLAPGDLLILLRHAPHGSSWLREGLEAAMVAAAFGREVGLLFSGDGVLALLEGQQPGALGQKGSDNLLAALDMYDVQRCYVDAAALRARGLSVEDIALLPVTLMEHDDIVVLTGAFSRVLSF encoded by the coding sequence ATGAGTGATGCGATGTCACAGACAGCGACGCACGCTGCCGACCATGGGCAGGTGAGCGATGACCTCGCGCCGGGCGATCTGTTGATCCTGTTGCGTCACGCGCCGCATGGCAGCAGCTGGCTGCGCGAGGGGCTGGAGGCGGCGATGGTCGCGGCGGCCTTCGGGCGCGAGGTCGGGTTGCTGTTCAGTGGGGATGGCGTATTGGCCCTGCTGGAAGGCCAGCAACCGGGCGCGCTGGGGCAGAAGGGCAGTGACAATCTCCTGGCAGCGCTGGACATGTACGATGTCCAGCGCTGTTATGTGGATGCCGCCGCCCTGCGCGCACGGGGCCTGAGCGTCGAGGATATCGCCTTGTTGCCGGTGACCCTGATGGAGCACGACGATATCGTGGTGCTGACCGGCGCCTTCTCGCGGGTCTTGAGCTTCTGA
- a CDS encoding ABC transporter ATP-binding protein has protein sequence MSLGLSLNNARIDYASHTLFRDLSARLDAGSWTALLGRSGCGKSSLLRLLAGLEMPDHHTLELTTDDGKPLAGRVAWMAQQDLLLPWRRVLDNLCLGDDLHRRPRDTERARELLAAVGLEGREQAWPDALSGGQRQRVALARTLYQQAPVVMMDEPFSAVDAITRLELHDLASRLLDGRTVLMVTHDPLEALRLADQLLVLRPGRDSQQGAVLDCLPGLSPPRPVPLDLPALQQAQSELITRLRDGEETP, from the coding sequence GTGTCGCTGGGACTCTCCCTCAACAACGCTCGCATCGATTACGCCAGCCATACGCTGTTTCGTGATCTGTCGGCGCGTCTGGATGCCGGAAGCTGGACGGCCCTGCTGGGCCGCTCGGGCTGTGGCAAGAGCTCACTGCTGCGCCTGCTGGCCGGCCTCGAGATGCCCGACCATCACACGCTGGAACTCACCACCGATGACGGCAAGCCACTGGCGGGTCGCGTCGCCTGGATGGCGCAGCAGGACCTGCTGCTGCCCTGGCGCCGGGTGCTGGACAATCTGTGTCTGGGAGATGACCTCCATCGTCGCCCTCGCGATACCGAGCGGGCCCGCGAACTGCTGGCAGCGGTGGGTCTGGAGGGGCGCGAGCAGGCCTGGCCAGACGCCCTCTCCGGCGGGCAACGCCAACGCGTTGCATTGGCGCGAACGCTCTATCAGCAGGCTCCGGTGGTGATGATGGATGAACCCTTCTCCGCAGTGGACGCCATCACGCGACTCGAACTGCATGATCTCGCCAGCCGGCTGCTGGACGGACGCACCGTGCTGATGGTCACGCATGACCCGCTCGAGGCGTTGCGCCTGGCCGACCAACTGCTGGTGCTGCGTCCGGGCCGCGACAGCCAGCAGGGGGCAGTGCTCGACTGCCTGCCCGGGCTCTCGCCGCCTCGCCCGGTGCCGCTGGACCTGCCCGCCCTGCAGCAGGCCCAGTCCGAATTGATCACACGCCTGCGCGACGGCGAGGAGACGCCATGA
- a CDS encoding DUF4396 domain-containing protein yields MQSALRDLLSDWSLFLGWLLLMLPSLVWVLRDLTTSNAHLAPMMKWVWGLTTLYSGIVGLLVYRFAGRRQIADNRDARKGLRSVAHCYSGCGLGEFVGVVLAVGLLALGNFATAIITFLFAYLFGFLLTVGPMLQAGSDDKRKVIQDAFRSETASIFVMELVAISVDLWLGGRSGMHDALFWNSMVISLSLGLLAAWPVNVWLVKRGIKGGMADPRETDPHAQHHAHC; encoded by the coding sequence ATGCAATCCGCGCTACGTGATCTACTTTCCGACTGGAGCCTGTTTCTCGGCTGGTTACTGCTCATGCTGCCGTCACTGGTCTGGGTCCTGCGTGACCTGACGACCAGCAATGCCCATCTGGCGCCGATGATGAAGTGGGTCTGGGGGCTGACCACGCTGTACTCCGGAATAGTGGGCCTTCTCGTCTATCGCTTTGCCGGGCGCCGCCAGATCGCGGACAACCGTGATGCACGCAAGGGACTGAGAAGCGTCGCGCACTGCTATTCGGGCTGTGGACTCGGGGAGTTCGTGGGGGTTGTGCTGGCGGTGGGTCTGCTGGCACTGGGCAACTTCGCGACGGCGATCATCACCTTCCTCTTCGCCTACCTGTTCGGCTTCCTGCTGACCGTCGGCCCGATGCTTCAGGCCGGCAGCGATGACAAGCGCAAGGTCATCCAGGATGCGTTCAGAAGCGAGACCGCCTCGATCTTTGTCATGGAGCTGGTGGCCATCTCGGTCGACCTGTGGCTGGGAGGCAGATCAGGCATGCATGACGCCCTGTTCTGGAATTCGATGGTCATCTCGCTGAGCCTTGGCCTGCTCGCCGCCTGGCCCGTCAATGTCTGGCTGGTGAAGCGTGGCATCAAGGGAGGCATGGCCGACCCACGCGAGACGGACCCGCATGCCCAGCATCACGCTCACTGCTGA
- a CDS encoding TusE/DsrC/DsvC family sulfur relay protein, which yields MASSETVRTLSLDGREIGLDAEGYLVDLEDWSPALAERLAAEEGRELTPEHWEVIEVLRDFYQRFSLSPAMRPLTKAMTQRFGPEKGRSLHLMRLFPDSPPKVGARLAGLPKPTNCL from the coding sequence ATGGCCAGCAGTGAAACGGTACGTACGCTTTCTCTCGACGGACGTGAGATCGGTCTGGATGCCGAGGGGTATCTGGTGGATCTCGAGGACTGGAGCCCTGCGCTGGCCGAGCGGCTGGCGGCGGAAGAAGGCCGTGAGTTGACCCCTGAACACTGGGAGGTCATCGAGGTATTGCGGGATTTCTATCAGCGTTTCTCGCTTTCCCCGGCCATGCGGCCGCTGACCAAGGCGATGACCCAGCGCTTCGGGCCGGAAAAGGGGCGCTCGCTGCATCTGATGCGCCTGTTTCCTGACAGTCCCCCCAAGGTGGGCGCGCGCCTGGCAGGACTGCCCAAGCCGACCAACTGCCTGTGA
- a CDS encoding Bax inhibitor-1/YccA family protein: MANSSWQVSQDTASRSLSTHRVLRNTYMMLAMTLLFSALTAGVAMSMGVGRMNIFVLLIGAYGLMFLVHKTANSTAGIFATFAFTGFMGFTLGPVLNAYLSMPNGAQLVMTALGMTGITFAGLSAVALVTRKDFSFLGNFLFAGAIVLILAMLAAMIFNISGLALAVSAGFVLFASAAILFETSQIIHGGQTNYLLATVSLYVSIYNMFVSLLALLGFASDD; this comes from the coding sequence ATGGCTAACAGCTCCTGGCAGGTCTCGCAGGATACCGCGAGCCGCTCACTCAGTACCCACCGGGTACTGCGCAACACTTACATGATGCTGGCGATGACGCTGCTGTTCTCTGCGCTCACCGCTGGCGTGGCGATGAGCATGGGCGTGGGCCGCATGAACATCTTCGTGCTGCTGATCGGTGCCTACGGTCTGATGTTCCTGGTCCACAAGACCGCGAATTCCACCGCTGGCATCTTCGCCACCTTCGCCTTCACCGGCTTCATGGGCTTCACGCTCGGCCCGGTGCTCAATGCCTACCTGAGCATGCCCAACGGCGCTCAGCTGGTGATGACGGCACTCGGCATGACAGGCATCACCTTCGCCGGTCTGTCCGCGGTCGCACTGGTGACGCGCAAGGACTTCTCGTTCCTTGGCAACTTCCTGTTCGCGGGTGCCATCGTGCTGATTCTGGCGATGCTGGCGGCGATGATCTTCAACATCAGTGGTCTGGCGCTGGCAGTATCGGCCGGCTTCGTGCTGTTCGCCTCCGCGGCGATCCTGTTCGAGACCAGCCAGATCATCCATGGCGGGCAGACCAACTATCTGCTGGCGACGGTCAGCCTGTACGTCTCCATCTACAACATGTTCGTCAGCCTGCTGGCGCTGCTGGGCTTTGCATCCGACGATTGA
- a CDS encoding GGDEF domain-containing protein, protein MGSPHPHLARWLLRFEDFPPGLTEDEKTFHATFNVVYVLAIASHLLYAGLMLWLGEMGILALDLGMLVVDLVCLQLHRARREVLAANLLALGTCAQISLSLGYFGPAPGFDYFYFGALLCIYCIRMPFTRRLLLCLICLSMPLLAYVVLMFQGVANPLPPGWAFAFRLINLCVLTVFFTLVLVQMGWSADRLRQRFESRERFDELTGALSRAELIDKGREMLMGTQPISVMMVDVDHLGLINETWGRAAGDQVLKELVKRMRSILRGEDLIGRYGGEEFVLLSPRLHGERADQVAERLCKGASALPFVINDGINSLDVSLSIGVAQRQSGDKDLESLIAKADVNLFRAKREGCNRFVSDNQLGPVSRSSESHGSRS, encoded by the coding sequence ATGGGCAGTCCACATCCACACCTTGCGCGCTGGCTGTTGCGATTCGAGGATTTCCCACCAGGCCTCACCGAGGACGAGAAGACCTTCCACGCCACCTTCAATGTGGTGTATGTGCTCGCGATAGCGAGTCACCTGCTGTATGCCGGTCTGATGCTCTGGCTGGGAGAGATGGGCATTCTGGCGCTGGATCTGGGCATGCTGGTGGTGGACCTTGTCTGTCTGCAGCTGCATCGCGCGCGCCGAGAGGTGCTGGCCGCCAACCTGCTGGCATTGGGTACCTGTGCCCAGATAAGTCTGTCTCTGGGCTATTTCGGTCCAGCCCCCGGTTTCGATTATTTCTATTTCGGTGCGCTGCTGTGCATCTACTGCATTCGCATGCCCTTCACGCGACGTCTGCTGCTGTGTCTCATCTGCCTGAGCATGCCGCTGCTGGCCTATGTCGTGCTGATGTTCCAGGGGGTGGCCAATCCGCTACCGCCCGGGTGGGCATTCGCGTTCCGACTGATCAATCTCTGCGTTCTGACCGTGTTCTTCACCCTCGTGCTGGTACAGATGGGGTGGTCGGCGGATCGCTTGCGCCAGCGTTTCGAGTCACGCGAGCGGTTCGATGAGTTGACCGGGGCGCTGAGTCGCGCGGAACTGATCGACAAGGGGCGTGAGATGTTGATGGGAACACAGCCCATCAGCGTGATGATGGTGGATGTCGACCACCTGGGGCTGATCAACGAGACCTGGGGACGCGCGGCGGGCGACCAGGTGCTCAAGGAGCTGGTGAAGCGCATGCGCAGTATCCTGCGCGGAGAGGATCTGATCGGTCGCTATGGCGGGGAGGAGTTCGTGCTGCTGAGTCCGCGGCTGCATGGTGAGCGCGCCGACCAGGTGGCGGAGCGTCTGTGCAAGGGGGCCTCGGCATTGCCCTTCGTCATCAATGACGGCATCAACAGTCTCGATGTCAGTCTCTCGATCGGCGTCGCCCAACGCCAGTCCGGGGACAAGGATCTGGAAAGCCTGATCGCCAAGGCGGACGTCAACCTGTTCCGCGCCAAGCGCGAAGGCTGCAATCGTTTCGTCAGCGACAACCAGCTGGGGCCGGTATCGCGCAGCAGCGAATCTCACGGCAGCAGGTCGTGA